From Cyclobacteriaceae bacterium, a single genomic window includes:
- a CDS encoding fatty acid desaturase, translated as MRTGKELIAASKEFACENRLRSWAEVLFTIVLAGVFLVATALTFIPSWGHIIMSIAAGLTYMRIFVIYHDYQHRAILQRSQVAEWLMKLVGIYMLAPETIWKRTHEHHHNNNSKLTISGIGSYPTVSKERFKSLTKSERRIYLINRHPLTILLGYFTLFTYWLNLKSFVQSPSKHMDSLASLLLHWGMGFATYYYLGFEAFILVWWLPFFIAFSMGSYLFYSQHNFPGAKFRENKDWSYDNAALASTSFMKMNPIMHWFTADIAYHHVHHLNSRIPFYRLREAMKSMPELKNVAKTSLSPVDMWKCFRLKVWDPEKEEMITLRQM; from the coding sequence ATGCGTACCGGAAAGGAATTAATAGCCGCCAGCAAGGAATTTGCCTGTGAAAACAGGTTGAGAAGCTGGGCTGAGGTCCTTTTCACAATTGTGCTGGCAGGTGTATTCCTGGTTGCTACCGCGTTGACCTTTATTCCCAGCTGGGGTCATATTATAATGAGTATTGCTGCCGGCCTTACCTACATGAGGATTTTTGTTATCTATCACGATTACCAGCACCGGGCAATTTTACAGCGCTCTCAGGTTGCTGAATGGCTCATGAAACTTGTAGGCATATATATGCTCGCGCCCGAAACCATCTGGAAGCGTACCCACGAACATCATCATAATAACAATTCAAAACTCACCATTTCCGGCATTGGTTCTTATCCAACGGTAAGCAAGGAAAGGTTCAAAAGCCTTACTAAAAGTGAGCGAAGAATATATCTTATCAATCGCCATCCCCTTACAATACTTCTGGGATACTTTACTTTGTTTACATACTGGTTAAATCTGAAGTCATTCGTTCAGAGTCCTTCCAAGCATATGGATTCCCTTGCCTCACTTTTACTTCATTGGGGAATGGGTTTTGCGACTTACTACTATTTAGGGTTTGAAGCTTTTATTCTTGTATGGTGGCTCCCTTTCTTTATTGCTTTCAGCATGGGATCATATCTGTTTTACAGTCAGCATAATTTTCCAGGCGCGAAGTTTCGTGAAAACAAGGATTGGTCTTACGACAATGCTGCACTGGCATCAACCAGTTTCATGAAAATGAATCCAATCATGCATTGGTTTACTGCCGATATCGCATATCATCATGTTCATCATCTCAATTCAAGAATTCCTTTCTACCGTCTGAGAGAAGCGATGAAGAGCATGCCCGAACTTAAGAATGTTGCCAAAACATCTCTTAGCCCGGTTGACATGTGGAAGTGTTTCCGTCTCAAGGTTTGGGATCCTGAGAAAGAGGAGATGATCACTCTTCGTCAGATGTAA
- a CDS encoding RtcB family protein, whose protein sequence is MKRKMLSGNDLIKLGYPEGKAIGLAINTVVRFYRRSDKEEIYAVLKAVLANPKDYVEDSLWSKVALALLPSEKKNRSHELLKNRIEYPIYGSENIEEGARNQMEIAMKLPVTVAGALMPDAHQGYGLPIGGVLATRNAVIPYAVGVDIGCRMCLTVYPLDDVYLERHRSDLKNILLDTTCFGSEAFKKPKEHEVLESKLFSEIPILRNLKGRAATQIGSSGSGNHFVEFGWIELNANNEWKLNSGRYLAALSHSGSRGLGAEVARHYTRLAKELCHLPGEASHLAWLDLDSEAGQEYWLGMNLAGDYASANHQQIHQRIASALGEQSLFTVENHHNFAWKEKLMDGSEVIVHRKGATPAGKGVLGIIPGSMTAPGYVVKGKGNQQSLNSASHGAGRLMSRSAAKNSITKKMVRQELEKSGVDLIGGGLDEAPMAYKDIRKVMSYQDELVEVLGEFSPKIVRMAGGEDED, encoded by the coding sequence ATGAAAAGGAAAATGTTAAGTGGGAATGATCTGATCAAATTAGGTTACCCTGAAGGAAAGGCGATTGGACTCGCCATCAATACTGTAGTAAGATTCTATCGCAGAAGTGATAAGGAGGAAATCTATGCGGTTTTGAAAGCTGTTCTGGCAAATCCAAAAGACTATGTCGAAGATTCTTTATGGAGCAAGGTGGCGTTGGCATTGTTACCATCAGAAAAGAAAAACAGGTCGCACGAACTATTAAAGAACAGAATTGAATATCCGATCTACGGTTCCGAAAATATTGAAGAAGGAGCCCGGAATCAGATGGAGATCGCAATGAAGCTGCCGGTAACAGTGGCGGGTGCTTTAATGCCTGATGCTCATCAGGGATATGGATTGCCCATTGGCGGAGTTTTGGCAACACGTAATGCAGTGATTCCATATGCTGTCGGAGTTGATATCGGATGTCGCATGTGTTTAACCGTATATCCATTGGATGATGTTTATCTGGAAAGACACAGAAGCGACCTGAAGAATATACTACTGGACACTACATGCTTTGGAAGCGAAGCATTTAAGAAGCCCAAGGAGCATGAAGTATTGGAGAGCAAACTGTTTAGCGAAATTCCGATTCTCCGAAATCTGAAAGGAAGGGCGGCAACACAGATAGGTTCTTCAGGAAGTGGGAATCACTTTGTTGAGTTTGGATGGATTGAGTTGAATGCCAACAATGAATGGAAACTGAATTCCGGAAGGTATCTGGCAGCACTATCTCATTCAGGTTCGAGAGGTCTTGGAGCAGAAGTTGCAAGACACTATACCCGACTGGCAAAAGAGCTATGCCACTTGCCTGGAGAAGCATCTCATCTTGCATGGCTGGATCTTGATTCAGAAGCAGGACAAGAGTACTGGCTGGGGATGAATCTTGCGGGTGATTATGCTTCCGCAAATCATCAGCAGATCCATCAGAGAATTGCATCAGCCTTAGGTGAACAATCTCTATTTACGGTAGAGAACCATCACAACTTCGCCTGGAAGGAAAAGCTGATGGATGGAAGTGAAGTAATTGTTCATCGCAAAGGCGCGACCCCTGCAGGCAAGGGTGTTCTTGGAATTATTCCAGGATCGATGACTGCGCCTGGGTATGTTGTGAAGGGCAAAGGCAATCAGCAATCATTGAACTCTGCATCTCACGGAGCAGGTCGATTGATGTCTAGAAGTGCAGCCAAGAACAGTATTACCAAAAAAATGGTAAGACAGGAATTGGAGAAATCGGGAGTGGATCTGATCGGTGGCGGTCTGGATGAAGCACCGATGGCCTACAAGGACATCCGGAAAGTGATGAGCTATCAGGATGAATTAGTGGAAGTGCTCGGAGAATTTTCTCCGAAGATTGTGAGGATGGCTGGAGGAGAAGATGAAGATTAA
- the uxaC gene encoding glucuronate isomerase, whose protein sequence is MTKSFKPFLNKDFLLTNDAAVQLYEQYAASMPIIDYHNHLSPKEIAENRKFNNITEPWLAGDHYKWRAMRTNGVAEKYCTGNASPFDKFNEWAKTVPYTMRNPLYHWTHLELKSYFGITKILDESSARDIYDQSSAMLQQEDFRVQGLLAKMNVQVVCTTDDPIDSLEYHQQFAKQGTALKMYPSFRPDKAYATENPVAYNEYLEKLAGASNTSINSFDDLISALVNRIKFFNSLGCRASDHGLEFIHFDANALSKSPELFKKVRGGKELSTEERLQLRCAILIHLCKEYHSIGWAQQLHLGALRNNSARMIKQLGPDTGFDSVGDFSQAQHLSRFLDYLDTSNQLAKTVIYNLNPSDNEVFATMVGNFNDGSMPGKMQFGSGWWFLDQKDGMERQMNTLSNMGLLSRFVGMVTDSRSFLSFPRHEYFRRTLCNLVGKDVENGELPNDIPRIGKMIEDICYNNVKTYFKF, encoded by the coding sequence ATGACAAAGTCATTTAAGCCATTTCTGAACAAAGATTTTTTATTGACCAATGATGCAGCCGTTCAGCTCTACGAACAATATGCTGCTTCAATGCCTATCATCGATTATCACAATCATCTTTCGCCAAAAGAGATAGCGGAGAACAGGAAGTTCAATAATATTACAGAACCTTGGCTTGCTGGCGATCATTATAAATGGCGGGCCATGCGTACCAATGGTGTTGCAGAAAAATACTGCACCGGCAATGCATCTCCTTTTGATAAGTTCAATGAATGGGCTAAGACAGTTCCTTACACCATGCGGAATCCATTGTACCACTGGACTCACCTCGAACTGAAGAGTTATTTTGGAATTACTAAGATACTGGATGAATCTTCCGCAAGAGATATCTATGATCAAAGCTCAGCAATGCTTCAGCAGGAAGATTTTAGGGTGCAGGGACTATTAGCAAAAATGAATGTTCAGGTGGTCTGCACAACCGATGATCCAATTGATTCTCTGGAGTATCATCAGCAATTTGCAAAACAGGGAACAGCATTGAAAATGTATCCTTCGTTTCGTCCTGATAAGGCGTATGCAACTGAGAATCCAGTGGCATACAATGAATATCTGGAGAAGTTGGCAGGTGCTTCAAATACATCTATCAACAGTTTCGATGATCTGATCTCAGCACTTGTAAACAGAATTAAGTTTTTTAATTCACTGGGCTGTCGTGCTTCAGATCATGGTCTGGAGTTTATACACTTTGATGCAAATGCTTTGTCAAAGTCCCCTGAATTATTTAAGAAGGTGAGAGGCGGAAAAGAGCTTTCGACGGAAGAACGTCTTCAGTTGAGATGTGCAATTCTGATTCATCTTTGTAAGGAATATCATTCTATTGGTTGGGCGCAGCAGCTTCATTTGGGAGCACTGCGTAATAATTCAGCGAGAATGATAAAGCAATTAGGACCTGATACCGGTTTTGATTCTGTAGGTGATTTTAGTCAGGCTCAGCATCTTTCAAGATTTTTAGATTATCTCGATACGAGCAATCAACTCGCCAAAACTGTCATCTATAATTTGAACCCTTCAGACAACGAAGTTTTTGCGACGATGGTGGGGAACTTCAATGATGGATCGATGCCGGGTAAAATGCAATTCGGCTCTGGCTGGTGGTTCCTAGATCAGAAGGATGGCATGGAAAGGCAGATGAATACGCTGTCCAATATGGGGTTATTGTCACGCTTCGTTGGAATGGTAACAGATTCAAGGAGTTTCCTTTCATTTCCTCGTCACGAGTATTTCCGTAGAACGCTTTGTAATCTTGTTGGAAAGGATGTTGAAAATGGAGAATTGCCGAATGATATACCTCGCATTGGAAAGATGATTGAGGATATCTGTTACAACAATGTAAAAACCTACTTTAAGTTTTAG
- a CDS encoding SDR family oxidoreductase, protein MSTPKSLFSLDNKIAVITGGTGVLGQSMVKGLSAAGASVAILGRRKEAAEDLVKEIKASGGKALAVKADVLDRHQLEEARTEIIREFGSIDILVNAAGGNMPGAIIAPDKNFFDLNLADFQKVVDLNLMGTVMPTQVFSEDMAKRKKGVIINIASMATFRPITRVVGYSAAKAAVGNFTEWLAVEMAKKFGEGIRVNAISPGFFLTEQNRALLSNPDGTYTARGQSAINQTPFARFGKPEELIGTLVWLCSDASAFVTGVNVPVDGGFNVFCGV, encoded by the coding sequence ATGAGCACCCCAAAATCTCTATTCTCACTCGACAATAAAATCGCAGTTATAACCGGGGGAACCGGTGTTCTTGGACAATCCATGGTAAAGGGATTATCGGCTGCGGGAGCATCAGTAGCTATTCTTGGCAGGAGGAAGGAAGCGGCAGAAGATCTCGTTAAGGAGATCAAGGCATCAGGTGGAAAAGCATTGGCGGTAAAAGCTGATGTTTTAGATCGTCATCAATTAGAGGAAGCCCGCACCGAAATCATTCGAGAGTTTGGGTCCATTGATATCCTTGTGAATGCTGCCGGTGGCAATATGCCTGGTGCAATCATAGCTCCGGATAAGAATTTCTTTGATCTCAATCTGGCTGATTTTCAAAAAGTGGTTGACCTCAATCTCATGGGAACGGTAATGCCTACCCAGGTCTTTTCAGAAGACATGGCCAAGCGGAAGAAAGGAGTGATCATCAATATTGCGTCAATGGCTACCTTCCGACCGATTACAAGAGTAGTCGGATATTCAGCAGCCAAAGCGGCTGTTGGAAATTTTACAGAATGGCTTGCAGTTGAAATGGCAAAGAAATTTGGAGAAGGTATTCGTGTTAATGCGATCTCTCCTGGATTCTTTCTGACCGAACAAAACAGAGCATTGCTGTCAAATCCTGATGGAACGTATACGGCTCGTGGCCAATCAGCAATCAATCAAACTCCTTTTGCACGGTTTGGAAAACCAGAAGAACTGATTGGAACATTGGTATGGCTGTGCTCGGATGCTTCTGCATTTGTAACCGGTGTCAATGTTCCGGTAGACGGTGGCTTTAATGTATTCTGTGGCGTATAG